From the Verrucomicrobiota bacterium genome, the window TTCGGCGGGTTCAGGTATTTGTCGGAAATATCTTTAGCCGACGCTTTGACCTGGGCGGCGAGCATCCGGGCGGCTTCTTCCGCGGCGTCGGGATCGGCCTTCTCCTGCGCGTCGAGCAACCGCTGGTAATCTTCGATCGGGAATTTGGAATCGATCGGCAGCCAGAGCACCTCGCGTTCGCTGTCGCCTTGACCCGGAAACCGGATCGCGAATTCCACGAGTTCGCTGCTCGATTCCTTCGTTTTGACGTTCCGGTCGTATTGCTCCGGCGTGAACACTTCTTCCAAAAGCGCCCCGAGCTGAACTTCTCCCCAAACGCCGCGCGATTTCACGTTGGTCAAAACGCGTTTCAAATCCCCGACGCCCGCCGCCAGCTTTTGCATATCGCCCAGGCCCTGGTGGACTTGCTCCAGCCGTTCGGAAACCTGCTTGAACGATTCACCGAGCCGTTTCTCCAGCGTGCTCTGGAGTTTTTCATCGACCGTGGTGCGCATCCGGTCGAGTTGCCGGGCGTTGTCTTCCTGAATTTCTTTGAGTTTGGTGTCGACGGCGGTGCGCAAGGCCTCCAGTCGAAGCGCGTTGGTCTGCGTCAGCGCCGCCAGTTGCTGCGCGAAGCTGTCGAGTTGTTTCTGCTGAAGACCCGCGATCTCGGCCAGGCGGCTTTGCAGGGAATCGCCGAAACTGCTGATTTTGCCGCTCAACTCTTCGCGGAGTTGTTTGCCGGCGGACGAACCTTCCTCGCGGTTCCGGCCCAGTTCCTCGCGGAACGCGCGCTCCGTTCGCTCTTGGTTCGATTGCAGCGCGTCGAAGCGAGGCTGAAGGCCGGACAGATCAACACTGAGCCGCCGCGACAGCAGGACAACGGTGAGGACAAGGTTCCCGACGAGAAGAACCAGCGCGAAGCCAAGAAAGATTTCG encodes:
- the rmuC gene encoding DNA recombination protein RmuC, whose product is MTEIFLGFALVLLVGNLVLTVVLLSRRLSVDLSGLQPRFDALQSNQERTERAFREELGRNREEGSSAGKQLREELSGKISSFGDSLQSRLAEIAGLQQKQLDSFAQQLAALTQTNALRLEALRTAVDTKLKEIQEDNARQLDRMRTTVDEKLQSTLEKRLGESFKQVSERLEQVHQGLGDMQKLAAGVGDLKRVLTNVKSRGVWGEVQLGALLEEVFTPEQYDRNVKTKESSSELVEFAIRFPGQGDSEREVLWLPIDSKFPIEDYQRLLDAQEKADPDAAEEAARMLAAQVKASAKDISDKYLNPPNTTNFGILFLPTEGLFAEVTRRAGLTDAIRREHNVIVAGPTTLLAMLNSFQMGFRTLAIRQRSDEVWKLLSGVKTEFGKFGDLLEGVKRKLEQASNTMDDVAQRSRAIERKLRNVQELPASEVQPLLANGGAPVSGDSE